The following proteins are encoded in a genomic region of Nonomuraea muscovyensis:
- a CDS encoding AfsR/SARP family transcriptional regulator — translation MFQLLGRLAVVDGGGRAINVRAAKQQAILAVLMLRPGGVVSVDRLMTELWPDEPPATARASLQTYVYRLRRTLAPLAAHGVDLTTLGNGYTLVVPDRAVDIRAFEQRFTRGSEALTAGSPAAAAGLLREALDMWHGPLAPEIDVETVRRERRRLDAMHLTASELWVEAELRLGLHTGVIPELERLVEAHPFRESLWEMLLRALAGRGRRAEALAAYRRMRDILSTELGIEPADSLRRQHQEILRGAPL, via the coding sequence ATGTTCCAACTGTTGGGACGCTTGGCGGTGGTCGACGGCGGGGGCCGCGCGATCAACGTCCGGGCCGCGAAACAGCAGGCGATCCTCGCCGTTCTCATGCTGCGTCCGGGCGGAGTGGTCAGCGTGGATCGGCTGATGACGGAGCTCTGGCCGGACGAGCCGCCGGCGACGGCCAGAGCGAGTCTGCAAACGTATGTCTACCGCCTGCGACGCACTCTGGCACCGCTGGCCGCCCACGGTGTCGACCTGACCACCCTCGGGAACGGCTACACCCTGGTCGTCCCGGATCGAGCGGTGGACATCAGGGCGTTCGAGCAGCGCTTCACCCGGGGATCTGAGGCTCTGACCGCGGGCAGTCCGGCGGCGGCGGCCGGGCTGCTGCGGGAGGCGCTGGACATGTGGCACGGCCCGCTGGCGCCGGAGATCGACGTCGAAACCGTCCGCCGCGAGCGCCGCCGCCTGGACGCGATGCACCTGACCGCGTCCGAGCTCTGGGTGGAGGCCGAGCTGCGGCTCGGCCTCCACACCGGGGTCATCCCGGAACTGGAGCGCCTCGTCGAGGCCCACCCTTTCCGTGAATCCCTATGGGAGATGCTGCTGCGGGCTCTGGCCGGGCGTGGCCGCCGCGCCGAAGCGCTCGCCGCCTACCGGCGCATGCGAGACATCCTCAGTACGGAACTCGGCATCGAACCGGCCGACTCCCTGCGCCGGCAGCACCAGGAGATACTCCGAGGTGCGCCGCTCTAG
- a CDS encoding S26 family signal peptidase, protein MLLLVSCASALLIVRLRATYSVIRVDGDSMAPTLTDGDRLLARRVTASALRRGQIAVVRAPRFVGSTFLVKRIAGLPGDPVPPSVAPVVAEDRVPVGNVVLLGDNSEGSYDSRDHGYFPLADIHAITRRRLSPGYAGLSVKETA, encoded by the coding sequence GTGCTCCTACTCGTGAGCTGCGCGTCGGCCTTGTTGATCGTACGGCTGCGCGCGACGTATTCCGTGATCCGGGTCGATGGCGACAGCATGGCCCCCACCTTGACCGACGGAGATCGGCTGCTTGCCCGGCGCGTGACCGCGTCGGCTCTCCGACGCGGTCAGATCGCGGTGGTCCGCGCACCTCGATTCGTCGGCTCGACCTTCCTCGTCAAGCGGATCGCCGGATTGCCGGGCGATCCTGTTCCGCCCTCGGTGGCACCGGTGGTGGCCGAAGATCGTGTCCCCGTCGGCAATGTCGTCCTGCTCGGCGACAACAGCGAGGGCAGCTACGACTCGCGGGACCACGGCTACTTTCCGCTCGCCGACATTCATGCCATCACTCGCCGAAGGCTGTCCCCTGGATATGCGGGGCTGTCAGTAAAGGAGACGGCATAG